Genomic segment of Bacillota bacterium:
CGGGACTGACGAAGTTCTCGGCCAGGTTGCCGAGGCTGATCATCCCCTTGACAATCTGGTCGTCGGAGACGCCGTGCTCAATGCCGTCCTTGATGGTCGAGGCCAGTTTCTTCGGGAAGAATTGCTGTTCCGACATCGGTTTTGCACCCCTCTTAGACAAAACTTGGGCCCAGGGCGGGCCACGTCGCCTTGCCCTGAGCCTATTATCTGCCAATTGGAGGTCTCCGAAACCCGGCTTTTGATTGGAAAGAGCCAGTGCATCGCGGCGGAGACAGTCTGCCTTCAGTGAGCGGTGAGGTCCACACCGCCATTGGAGGTTTTGATCGTGACCTGGACGCCGCCGCCGTTGAGGGCCGAGTCAAAGGACTGACGGCTTTCTTCCTTCGAGATCTTGCCGCTGAGGTTGGTGTTGATGTTGCCGAAGCTGGTCTCAGCGTGGATGGCGACCTTGGACGAGTCCGGAAAGCTCACGTTGACCGCGCCGAATCTGGTCCGCAGGTCATAGGCGCCGACCACCGGGTAGCTCGTGGAGAGGTTGATCGC
This window contains:
- a CDS encoding DUF3243 family protein encodes the protein MSEQQFFPKKLASTIKDGIEHGVSDDQIVKGMISLGNLAENFVSPDSPQESMAKAMWEEAKPDEKETMARIVLRVAKKKMH